In one Arachis duranensis cultivar V14167 chromosome 9, aradu.V14167.gnm2.J7QH, whole genome shotgun sequence genomic region, the following are encoded:
- the LOC110277250 gene encoding leucine-rich repeat receptor-like serine/threonine/tyrosine-protein kinase SOBIR1 isoform X1 yields MVCSATPSQPPTFSKNLNGTLSSAIGHLTALKELSLSDNNLLDRIPNSIVNLKKLEILDLRGNGFSGEVPPHLSSLARLRLLDVSSNKFLKYFSNLEKLNVADNLFVGRVPVSIRSFRNLRHQLLRQVSSKARRRLPRVTMKSKTSSLLSQDTSSSLRTTERVTAAASPLLRHLRDQTKGGGGGAIFLVFDIVS; encoded by the coding sequence ATGGTGTGTTCTGCTACACCGTCACAGCCACCTACGTTCTCCAAGAATCTCAATGGAACCCTCTCTTCCGCCATTGGACACCTCACTGCGCTTAAAGAACTCTCTTTATCTGATAACAACCTCCTTGACCGCATCCCAAACTCCATAGTCAACCTCAAGAAGCTCGAAATCCTCGACCTCCGTGGCAATGGCTTCTCCGGCGAAGTCCCGCCTCACCTTTCTTCGCTTGCAAGGCTCCGACTCCTCGATGTCTCCTCCAACAAGTTCCTCAAGTATTTTTCGAACTTGGAAAAGCTAAACGTCGCCGACAACCTCTTTGTAGGTCGTGTCCCGGTTTCTATTCGCTCGTTTCGGAACCTCAGACATCAACTTCTCCGGCAAGTTTCCTCGAAGGCTCGACGCCGATTGCCAAGAGTTACAATGAAGTCGAAGACTTCCAGTCTGCTGTCCCAAGACACTTCATCTTCGCTGAGGACGACGGAGAGAGTAACGGCGGCAGCATCACCGCTCTTGCGCCATCTCCGAGATCAAACAAAAGGAGGAGGTGGAGGAGCTATTTTCCTAGTTTTTGATATTGTTAGTTGA
- the LOC110277250 gene encoding leucine-rich repeat receptor-like serine/threonine/tyrosine-protein kinase SOBIR1 isoform X2, translating to MVCSATPSQPPTFSKNLNGTLSSAIGHLTALKELSLSDNNLLDRIPNSIVNLKKLEILDLRGNGFSGEVPPHLSSLARLRLLDVSSNKFLKYFSNLEKLNVADNLFVGRVPVSIRSFRNLRHQLLRQVSSKARRRLPRVTMKSKTSSLLSQDTSSSLRTTERVTAAASPLLRHLRDQTKGGGRT from the exons ATGGTGTGTTCTGCTACACCGTCACAGCCACCTACGTTCTCCAAGAATCTCAATGGAACCCTCTCTTCCGCCATTGGACACCTCACTGCGCTTAAAGAACTCTCTTTATCTGATAACAACCTCCTTGACCGCATCCCAAACTCCATAGTCAACCTCAAGAAGCTCGAAATCCTCGACCTCCGTGGCAATGGCTTCTCCGGCGAAGTCCCGCCTCACCTTTCTTCGCTTGCAAGGCTCCGACTCCTCGATGTCTCCTCCAACAAGTTCCTCAAGTATTTTTCGAACTTGGAAAAGCTAAACGTCGCCGACAACCTCTTTGTAGGTCGTGTCCCGGTTTCTATTCGCTCGTTTCGGAACCTCAGACATCAACTTCTCCGGCAAGTTTCCTCGAAGGCTCGACGCCGATTGCCAAGAGTTACAATGAAGTCGAAGACTTCCAGTCTGCTGTCCCAAGACACTTCATCTTCGCTGAGGACGACGGAGAGAGTAACGGCGGCAGCATCACCGCTCTTGCGCCATCTCCGAGATCAAACAAAAGGAGGAG GGCGAACCTGA